Proteins encoded in a region of the Rutidosis leptorrhynchoides isolate AG116_Rl617_1_P2 chromosome 9, CSIRO_AGI_Rlap_v1, whole genome shotgun sequence genome:
- the LOC139868327 gene encoding cytochrome P450 Tp4149-like: MFLFKLLVSALLPFIILLLLKLIHRSRHSSQEHENSPPSPWKLPIIGNLLQLSGNQRSLSKLAKKHGPLMLLHLGSVPVLVASSADAAREILKNHEPMFLDRLKSTNLIKITYNFKDLTFSPYGEHWRHAKKILVHHLLSHNKVLSYQKVREEEVTLMMGIIKESCGSLVNFSELIFSYTINVFCRVALGRKFESENVKNLIELSIVMIGLFRFEDYMPCLSWIDKLRGLDSIMENHHKKVDKFLEAVIEEHLCKKRRESDKGESCVVDQEQHFIDVLLEHNEDDDTTSFRFGRDNVKGLFLDIFLAGTVQTFSSVDWALSELVRNPKTMKKLQKEVREFAQGKPNVNEEDLVKLKYLNAVFKETMRLHPSPPLIPRELTQDLNLMGYDIKCGTKVFINTWAIGRDPTLWDEPDVFKPERFLDSPIDYYGGHFELIPFGTGRRGCPGIHYSKTLNEITLANLVNKFDLALPNGENPEDLDMSESSGAVIHRKNNLFLVPTPAFK, from the exons ATGTTTCTCTTTAAGCTTTTAGTGTCTGCTCTTTTACCATTTATTATTCTATTACTTCTCAAATTAATTCATCGTTCTAGGCATTCTTCTCAAGAACACGAAAATTCGCCACCATCACCATGGAAACTTCCAATAATCGGAAACTTACTCCAACTTTCGGGAAATCAACGTTCCTTGAGTAAACTGGCAAAAAAACACGGTCCACTCATGCTTTTGCATCTTGGAAGTGTACCCGTGCTCGTAGCTTCTTCTGCTGATGCAGCCCGCGAAATATTGAAGAACCATGAACCAATGTTTCTAGATAGACTTAAATCTACTAATTTAATTAAAATTACTTACAATTTTAAGGATTTAACTTTTTCTCCTTACGGAGAACATTGGAGGCACGCAAAAAAAATTCTTGTCCATCACCTTTTAAGTCACAACAAAGTTTTGTCATATCAAAAAGTGAGAGAAGAAGAGGTGACACTTATGATGGGCATAATTAAAGAGAGTTGTGGTTCATTAGTTAATTTTAGTGAGTTGATATTTTCGTATACTATTAATGTTTTTTGCAGAGTAGCTTTAGGGAGGAAATTTGAGAGTGAAAATGTTAAAAACTTGATAGAACTCTCGATTGTAATGATCGGTCTTTTTAGGTTCGAGGATTATATGCCATGTTTATCTTGGATTGATAAGTTAAGAGGTTTGGATAGTATAATGGAGAATCATCATAAAAAGGTTGATAAGTTTCTTGAGGCTGTTATTGAGGAACACTTGTGTAAGAAGAGAAGAGAGTCTGATAAAGGTGAGAGCTGTGTGGTTGATCAAGAGCAACATTTCATTGATGTTTTGCTCGAACATAACGAAGATGACGACACTACTAGCTTTCGTTTTGGAAGAGATAATGTCAAAGGTCTATTTTTG GACATATTTCTTGCAGGAACGGTTCAGACATTCTCATCGGTAGACTGGGCATTGAGTGAACTAGTACGAAATCCTAAAACAATGAAAAAACTACAAAAAGAGGTAAGAGAATTTGCTCAAGGTAAACCAAACGTTAATGAGGAGGACTTAGTGAAATTGAAATATCTGAATGCTGTTTTCAAAGAGACTATGCGACTACATCCGTCACCTCCACTCATTCCTAGAGAATTAACTCAAGATTTAAACTTAATGGGATACGACATCAAGTGTGGAACGAAAGTATTTATAAACACGTGGGCCATAGGAAGAGATCCTACGTTATGGGACGAACCTGATGTGTTTAAGCCGGAGAGGTTTTTAGATAGTCCTATTGATTATTATGGGGGTCACTTTGAGTTGATCCCTTTTGGTACCGGAAGGAGAGGTTGTCCTGGTATTCACTATTCGAAAACACTTAATGAGATTACTCTTGCCAATTTGGTTAATAAGTTTGATCTTGCTCTACCTAATGGTGAAAACCCTGAAGATCTGGATATGAGCGAGAGCAGTGGGGCTGTGATCCATAGGAAGAACAATTTATTTCTTGTGCCTACTCCAGCTTTTAAATAG